Below is a window of Planctomycetes bacterium MalM25 DNA.
CTGCCGGCTGCTCGGGATGCAGCTCGGTCACGGCACACCGCTGCACGAAGCTCTGCCGCTCAGCGCCGAGGCGACCGGCTGGCGCCCCTTCGTGGAGCCCTCGCAGGGACTCTCCGAATGCCTGCGCGCCGGGGGAGGGCTCAACGACCTGCCCGAAGCACGCGACGCGTTGCCCCCGCTCGCCGTGCCGGCGCTCACCTCCGACGCGGGCGCCCCTTTCGTGCTCAGCGCGATCGAGTCCGCTTCAGCGGAGTACGACGACCGGGCCCGCCTCGCGCTGGAAGCCGCGTCGACCCTGCTGCCGCTGGTAGCGACCACCGTGATCGGCGGCGGCTCGCTCGTGCTATACGGCCTCGCGATGTACGGCCCCTACATCGCCTCGCTGATCGAAATGACCACCTGGCATTAGGCCCGTGATCCCCGATGACCCCGCGTCGCCGACCGCCCCCCCCAACGCCGAGGGCGTGCTGGGGCGGATCGCCACGTGGACCGACGCGCGCCTGCCGTTGCCGGCGGTGATCCGGGCGATCGCCCTGGAGTCCCGCGGGCGCGACCGCGAAGGCCTCGAAGCCCTCGCCGATCGGATCGAGGCGGGCGACCCGATCGACCAGGCGTTCGCCGCGACCGAGTCGCACTTCCACGGCGCGCTGCGTCGTCAGCTGAACGCCGCCTGCCAGAGCGGCGGCGACCTGCGGGCGGCGTTGCCCGCCCTCGCCACGCTGAAGGCGGCCCAGCGGCGGATGCGTCGGCAACTGTTCGTGACGCTGACTTACCCGCTCTGCGTGCTGGCGATCCTGGCGGTGGTGATCGTCTTCATCTGCTGGTACATCGTGCCGAACTTCGAGGAGATCTTTACGGAGTTTCAGCTCACCCTGCCGACCCTCACCACGTTCTTCATCGAGACCAGCCACCACCTCCCGGGCCTGATCGGCCTGATCGCCGCAGGGATGGGGGGGCTGTTCGTGGCGGGGCTGATCCCGGGGCTCTCGCGCTACGTCCACTGGCTCGCCACGAGCCTGCCCCTGTTCGGCCGGCTGTGGATCGCCGAGGGTCACTACGCCTTCGCGGAGCTGCTGGGCGCTTACACGGCGACGCGCCTGCCCGCGCCGCAGGCGCTGCGGTCGGTCGGCGCGGGGCTGTTCGATCGCAACCTGGCCCGCGCCGCGTTGCGGGCGGCCGATCGGTGCGAGGCGGGGCAGACCCTCGGTGAGGCGGTCGGCGGGTCGATCCACTTCGAGGGCGAGCTCGCCGCGATGATCGC
It encodes the following:
- the epsF_6 gene encoding Type II secretion system protein F codes for the protein MIPDDPASPTAPPNAEGVLGRIATWTDARLPLPAVIRAIALESRGRDREGLEALADRIEAGDPIDQAFAATESHFHGALRRQLNAACQSGGDLRAALPALATLKAAQRRMRRQLFVTLTYPLCVLAILAVVIVFICWYIVPNFEEIFTEFQLTLPTLTTFFIETSHHLPGLIGLIAAGMGGLFVAGLIPGLSRYVHWLATSLPLFGRLWIAEGHYAFAELLGAYTATRLPAPQALRSVGAGLFDRNLARAALRAADRCEAGQTLGEAVGGSIHFEGELAAMIADGEARGDLPAALREAADVYNDNRQNQVTFLVSVIPPILIIAIGIFVVVMVAALFLPLIKLIEGLT